The Streptomyces sp. NBC_01268 genome window below encodes:
- a CDS encoding NADH-quinone oxidoreductase subunit 5 family protein encodes MTTTTLAVLVPLLPFLGAVAGLFLGRTAPGFVRPLAVLPTLVAAGLAVAVAARQGGGKAIDAATQLTPSGSVPIDLALYVDGFAALVAVLVGTVATCVQVYSTGYLRHDPRYPSYAALVSLFTSAMLLVVYSGDLMVLLVGWEIMGICSYFLVGHYWETPEARSASLKAFLVTKLGDVPFLIGLFALATDAGTFRITGVLGAVASGGLDHPTLIALLLLAGVAGKSAQFPLHTWLPDAMAGPTPVSALIHAATMVAAGIYFVARLLPVFAESAAALVVLAVMAAVTMVGSALAALAQDDIKRVLAYSTIGQLGYMSGALAVGDRGAAVFHLLAHGAFKALLFLAAGAVIHAAGTNSLSAMSRMSGLTKRIPDAYWTMTVGLLALAAIPPFAGFFSKEAVLVAAEHTATGEMTVAPATAGWIVFVAGLLTALLTAAYAMRLWLLAFRGRGAEAPDHGRQPLAMTTVLWVLAIPSLGFGLTAGYLDDWFDGHPLTPTVTTAVLGTGLAVVGAAVLYAVWRALAPQRAVPAGTTVAHPDAEGGAVEAEALDLPHPARDPADPGRALLGPLHRPAADGFHLDAVYRAAFVRPVLAAASLVRFLDREVVDTYVRGAADSAKGLGWLVRRAQTGNVQSYLSALLAGSVVLAIVAVVLANVAGA; translated from the coding sequence GTGACCACCACGACCCTCGCCGTCCTCGTCCCCCTCCTCCCCTTCCTCGGCGCCGTCGCCGGCCTCTTCCTGGGCCGCACCGCCCCCGGCTTCGTGCGCCCGCTCGCCGTGCTGCCGACGCTCGTCGCAGCCGGCCTCGCGGTCGCCGTCGCCGCCCGGCAGGGCGGCGGGAAGGCGATCGACGCCGCCACCCAGCTGACGCCCAGCGGCTCGGTCCCGATCGACCTGGCGCTGTACGTCGACGGCTTCGCCGCCCTCGTCGCCGTCCTGGTCGGCACCGTCGCCACCTGCGTGCAGGTCTACTCGACCGGCTACCTCCGCCACGACCCGCGCTACCCCTCGTACGCGGCGCTGGTCTCCCTCTTCACCTCCGCGATGCTGCTGGTCGTCTACTCCGGCGACCTGATGGTGCTCCTGGTCGGCTGGGAGATCATGGGCATCTGCTCGTACTTCCTGGTCGGGCACTACTGGGAGACCCCCGAGGCCCGCTCGGCCTCCCTGAAGGCCTTCCTCGTCACCAAGCTGGGCGACGTCCCCTTCCTGATCGGTCTCTTCGCCCTGGCCACCGACGCGGGCACCTTCCGCATCACCGGTGTCCTCGGCGCCGTCGCGAGCGGCGGCCTCGACCACCCCACCCTGATCGCGCTGCTGCTCCTCGCGGGCGTGGCCGGCAAGTCGGCCCAGTTCCCGCTGCACACCTGGCTGCCCGACGCGATGGCCGGCCCCACCCCGGTCTCCGCGCTGATCCACGCGGCGACGATGGTCGCCGCCGGCATCTACTTCGTGGCCCGGCTGCTGCCCGTCTTCGCCGAGTCGGCCGCCGCGCTCGTCGTGCTCGCCGTGATGGCCGCGGTCACCATGGTCGGCTCGGCGCTCGCCGCGCTCGCCCAGGACGACATCAAGCGGGTCCTCGCCTACTCGACGATCGGCCAGCTCGGCTACATGTCCGGCGCCCTCGCCGTCGGCGACCGCGGGGCCGCCGTCTTCCACCTCCTGGCGCACGGCGCATTCAAGGCGCTGCTGTTCCTCGCCGCGGGCGCGGTCATCCACGCCGCCGGCACCAACTCGCTCTCCGCCATGTCCCGGATGAGCGGGCTGACCAAGCGCATCCCCGACGCCTACTGGACGATGACCGTCGGCCTGCTCGCGCTCGCCGCCATCCCGCCCTTCGCCGGCTTCTTCTCCAAGGAAGCCGTCCTGGTCGCCGCCGAGCACACCGCCACCGGGGAGATGACCGTCGCCCCCGCCACGGCCGGCTGGATCGTCTTCGTCGCCGGACTGCTGACGGCGCTGCTCACCGCCGCGTACGCGATGCGCCTGTGGCTGCTCGCCTTCCGCGGCCGCGGCGCCGAGGCCCCGGACCACGGACGCCAGCCGCTCGCCATGACCACCGTCCTGTGGGTGCTCGCGATCCCCTCCCTCGGCTTCGGGCTCACCGCCGGCTACCTCGACGACTGGTTCGACGGGCACCCGCTGACCCCGACCGTCACCACGGCCGTCCTCGGCACCGGCCTCGCCGTCGTCGGCGCGGCCGTCCTGTACGCCGTCTGGCGGGCGCTCGCCCCCCAGCGCGCGGTCCCGGCCGGGACCACCGTCGCGCACCCCGACGCCGAGGGCGGCGCGGTCGAGGCGGAGGCGCTGGACCTGCCGCACCCCGCGCGGGACCCGGCCGACCCCGGCCGCGCCCTGCTCGGGCCGCTGCACCGCCCGGCCGCCGACGGCTTCCACCTGGACGCCGTCTACCGGGCCGCCTTCGTCCGCCCCGTGCTCGCCGCCGCCTCCCTGGTCCGCTTCCTGGACCGCGAGGTCGTCGACACCTACGTGCGCGGTGCGGCCGACAGCGCCAAGGGCCTCGGCTGGCTCGTCCGCCGCGCCCAGACCGGCAACGTGCAGAGCTACCTCAGCGCCCTGCTCGCCGGCTCCGTCGTCCTGGCGATCGTCGCCGTCGTCCTCGCCAACGTCGCCGGAGCGTGA
- the nuoK gene encoding NADH-quinone oxidoreductase subunit NuoK produces the protein MHLVYPAVLAALLFSIGLYGVLARRNAILVLMSVELMLNAVNLNLVAFDVWLRDTLHAGQALTLFTIAIAAAEIGIGLAIVLMVYRNRGTSDVDRLRDTKETPSEDEKAEAIA, from the coding sequence ATGCACCTCGTCTATCCGGCGGTCCTGGCCGCCCTCCTCTTCTCCATCGGCCTGTACGGCGTGCTCGCCCGCCGCAACGCGATCCTGGTCCTGATGTCCGTCGAGCTCATGCTCAACGCCGTCAACCTCAACCTGGTCGCCTTCGACGTCTGGCTCCGGGACACCCTGCACGCCGGCCAGGCCCTCACCCTCTTCACCATCGCCATCGCCGCCGCGGAGATCGGCATCGGTCTCGCGATCGTCCTGATGGTCTACCGCAACCGCGGCACCTCGGACGTCGACCGGCTCCGCGACACCAAGGAAACGCCGTCCGAGGACGAGAAGGCCGAGGCCATCGCGTGA